Below is a window of Coleofasciculaceae cyanobacterium DNA.
TACCAACCCTCGGTATAGTGCGCAAGAGCTTTGTTGTAGACCAAACGCACGCAACCCATTGTCCGTCGCAAAAGATTTTCTTGCGCTTGTGTCGGGTAAAAGCGGAACTTGTAAGCACGTTCACTCATGCTTCACATTATAGAGTGCCTGTCGCCTGGGGAAACCCCAGATGTTCAAACGCCACGTCTCACCACCATAGCCTTGGCTTGGTGGGAGTATCCTGCGCGAAAATAGATGAAGAAACTAAACCAGTGCCAGTAGAGAGTCTGGCTAAAATTGAAGCCACAATAAGACAGCAAACTTTTAAATACATTATTGCTCAACAATGTAACCAATTATTAGTTACTGTACAGTTAACTTGTCTAGATTAATGAACTCCCCAGGTAGGATTTGAACCTACGACCAATCGATTAACAGTCGACCGCTCTGCCACTGAGCTACTGAGGATTGCTTTGACAGCCATTAATAATAATAGCGAATGCTTACGCAATTGGCAAGGATATTAAAAAGTAATTTTAACTCTACCAATTTGCCTGATGTAAAGGATATGCTGGGAACGAAGTGAGCCTCTGCTAAAATATTCTCTCCCCATGCTAGTTAATCGCTATCAAACTGTATATCTTTCATTTATTTCTACCGACTTGCCCGTCTGGAACGTAATTGAGGCTAAAGCGTCTCTATATCAAAAGGATCGAGAAAGATTTCATTTACTGCTAAACCAGCAAAATTTACCTCACTCTATTGTGCCAACGGTAGATCGGGGTAAATCTGAGCAAGGATTGTTTTGGTTAGAAATCTCTCCTTATCGAGTAATGATGACTATGCAGAGTAACGGCAAGTTAAGTTATCGGCATTTTTGGGAGAAAGGAATATATGGAGTAAGCAGATATTGTTTGAATACCGCTCCCGATCAACCCAGTCAATCAATACGTTTTCGCAATTTTACCCGTTACTTAAAAGTAGACAACGATCCATTTCCGAAAAATGTACGAATTGAATATGAAATATGGTCAGCCGAAGTTCATTTAGGTTCTTATATTCTTCATTTAGAGATAGAGCCAGAAGATCGACCTAGATTAAATTAATTAGTAATGAATAAAAGATCTTCTAAATCGCTGGAGATCTTGTTAATAAAAAGAAAAATGGTTGTGGCATTCCTTTCCAATCCATTAAGCCCAAAACGGTTCTGTCATCTACCTTTCTAAAGACATCGTGAATTGGTAAATAATCATAAATCATGGTGGTGCTAACTCGATCGCGATACTCCATCATCCGAACTCTGGCTTTACTTTCCTCAGTTTTTAATAGCTTGCTCATCGTGCTGTACAGAGGATTGATTGCCTTGTTTC
It encodes the following:
- a CDS encoding helix-turn-helix domain-containing protein is translated as MSERAYKFRFYPTQAQENLLRRTMGCVRLVYNKALAHYTEGW